One Lucilia cuprina isolate Lc7/37 chromosome 4, ASM2204524v1, whole genome shotgun sequence DNA segment encodes these proteins:
- the LOC111675486 gene encoding 60S ribosomal protein L4 translates to MSLANARPLVSVYSDKNEQIKEKNICLPAVFKAPIRPDVVNDVHQLMRRNKRQPYAVSEQAGHQTSAESWGTGRAVARIPRVRGGGTHRSGQGAFGNMCRGGRMFAPTKTYRRWHRKINVNQRRYALVSAIAASGVPALVQSKGHIIDGVSEFPLVVSDEVQKLQKTKQAVVFLRRMKIWADIQKVYKSQRFRAGRGTMRDRRRIARKGPLIVYYKDEGLRRAFRNIPGIETMSVDKMNLLKLAPGGHVGRFVIWTESAFARLNELFGTWKSGSTLKKGYNLPQPKMANTDLTRLLKSEEIRKVLRDPRKKVFRRVRRLNPLTNVRQLIKLNPYAEVLRRRAALAAEQRTIAKTLAKAKKNNVELAKNHFAVVASKAAANRAKMLKTAFEARKKKAAAAPKKK, encoded by the exons ATG AGTTTAGCCAATGCCAGACCTCTGGTCTCCGTTTATTCGGATAAAAATGAACAAATCAAAGAAAAGAACATCTGCTTGCCAGCTGTCTTCAAGGCTCCCATCCGCCCCGATGTGGTCAACGATGTTCATCAATTGATGCGTCGCAACAAGCGTCAACCTTATGCTGTCAGCGAACAAGCCG gtCACCAAACCTCTGCTGAATCTTGGGGTACTGGTCGTGCTGTTGCCCGTATTCCCCGTGTCCGTGGTGGTGGTACTCACCGTTCCGGCCAGGGTGCTTTCGGTAACATGTGTCGTGGTGGTCGTATGTTCGCCCCCACTAAGACCTACCGTCGCTGGCACCGCAAGATCAACGTAAACCAACGTCGTTATGCTTTGGTTTCCGCTATTGCTGCCTCTGGCGTCCCAGCCCTTGTCCAATCTAAGGGTCACATCATCGATGGCGTCTCTGAATTCCCATTGGTTGTCTCTGATGAAGTACAAAAGTTGCAAAAGACCAAGCAAGCTGTTGTCTTCCTCAGACGCATGAAGATCTGGGCTGACATCCAAAAg GTGTACAAATCCCAACGTTTCCGTGCTGGCCGTGGTACTATGCGCGATCGTCGTCGCATTGCCCGCAAAGGTCCCCTCATCGTTTACTACAAGGATGAAGGTCTCCGTCGTGCCTTCCGCAACATCCCCGGCATTGAAACCATGTCCGTCGACAAGATGAACTTGTTGAAGTTGGCTCCTGGCGGTCATGTTGGTCGTTTCGTCATCTGGACCGAATCTGCTTTCGCTCGTTTGAACGAACTTTTCGGCACCTGGAAATCTGGCTCCACCTTGAAGAAGGGCTACAATCTTCCCCAACCCAAGATGGCCAACACCGACTTGACTCGTCTtcttaaatccgaagaaatccGCAAGGTTCTCCGCGATCCCCGCAAGAAGGTATTCCGTCGTGTACGTCGTCTCAATCCTTTGACCAACGTACGTCAACTCATCAAGTTGAACCCCTACGCCGAAGTTCTTCGTCGTCGCGCCGCTTTGGCCGCTGAGCAACGTACCATTGCCAAGACCTTGGCTAAGGCCAAGAAGAACAACGTTGAATTGGCCAAGAACCACTTCGCCGTTGTTGCCAGCAAGGCTGCTGCCAACCGCGCCAAGATGTTGAAAACTGCTTTCGAAGCCAGAAAGAAGAAGGCCGCTGCTGCCCCCAAGAAGaagtaa
- the LOC111675480 gene encoding pre-mRNA-splicing factor SPF27, whose product MAGEVTVDALPYIDQGYDDPGVRESALAMVEEECRRYRPTKNYLEHLPPLSSAAFETKLMAQEFERIQNRIPMETLSMKRYELPPPAAGRLSEVSAWEESIDNSKAQLEHQWVRTMNLELMLDYGIEAWKAYLEVFVALQAKAQNQLQALKKEIQDVNWQRKQAQTQAGEKLRTLEANWVLLVSKNYEIEQQCVELEKQIYTLRQRIAENEKTKQLEEQNEQQLNGFSNNGEDDNSNSNSSENNSGNNDNNAEEDKESQPQEQAQDEDQEMRSV is encoded by the exons ATGGCTGGAGAAGTCACTGTGGATGCTTTGCCCTATATAGATCAAGGTTATGATGATCCTGGTGTTAGAGAATCG GCTTTGGCTATGGTAGAGGAGGAATGTCGCCGCTATAGACCCACCAAAAACTATTTAGAACATTTACCTCCCCTCAGCTCGGCCGCTTTTGAGACAAAACTAATGGCTCAAGAATTTGAACGCATACAGAATCGTATACCCATGGAAACTTTAAGTATGAAACGTTATGAATTGCCACCACCAGCTGCAGGACGTTTATCTGAAGTTTCCGCCTGGGAAGAATCCATAGACAATTCAAAAGCTCAACTAGAACATCAATGGGTTAGAACAATGAATCTTGAATTAATGCTTGATTATGGTATTGAGGCTTGGAAAGCATATCTAGAAGTATTCGTAGCCTTGCAAGCTAAAGCCCAAAATCAATTGCAGgctttgaaaaaagaaatacaagacGTAAATTGGCAAAGAAAACAGGCTCAAACACAGGCCGGAGAAAAACTGCGAACCCTCGAAGCCAATTGGGTCTTGTTAGTGTCGAAAAACTATGAAATCGAACAGCAATGCGTGGAATTGGAGAAGCAAATATACACCTTACGACAACGCATAGCAGAGAATGAAAAGACCAAGCAATTGGaagaacaaaatgaacaacaattgAATGGTTTTTCCAATAATGGGGAAGATGATAATAGTAATAGCAATAGCAGCGAAAATAATTCAggaaataatgataataatgctGAAGAAGATAAGGAAAGTCAGCCTCAAGAACAGGCCCAGGACGAGGATCAGGAAATGAGATCAGTATag